Proteins from a genomic interval of Ictalurus furcatus strain D&B chromosome 2, Billie_1.0, whole genome shotgun sequence:
- the LOC128603718 gene encoding uncharacterized protein LOC128603718 translates to MHWLPLVAMVIASALFFPDCPSVPRLVAATMEPGNNFSTSLLVNPISKSSDSHAEYMSSDKKAAEKLPRRTADTHVQIDLTVNGTSSFMNEDFSPERHQYKKAKAGRMNLGLQTSSKLQGRHNSQENHILRDYTSTDGQFQEDSKLETHIEGDGTKDNGPNTKNEEVSTERKTFKEWPMDLHPVDGPTNKEDLREGGGEGTRENTLPTMPAVPPEGLGLGLDGLLQMDDELLLLDTNPRVRFSTSPLPPKHPPLQIMLELGLMPEQQEEHGMDDKGLKLEKSEDEESYKNLLLDLSDSSGNATPSLRRRKRQLAHTGIERSVCESTSSWVMDRRTAIDVHMQNVTVLDKFPTKKGMMMQYFYETRCRGPDHRGVQAGEHGVAGAGCLGVDKRHWVSECQTKQSYVRAFTSDNTRGTGWRWIRIDTSCVCVLYSRTQKNRALTTRQGTR, encoded by the coding sequence ATGCACTGGCTTCCCCTGGTTGCCATGGTGATTGCCTCGGCCCTGTTCTTCCCTGATTGTCCCAGTGTGCCCAGGCTTGTAGCTGCAACAATGGAGCCTGGCAACAACTTCAGCACCAGTTTACTGGTAAATCCAATCTCCAAATCCAGCGATTCTCATGCGGAATACATGTCAAGTGATAAAAAAGCAGCGGAAAAATTACCTCGCAGGACGGCAGATACACACGTTCAAATCGATCTGACAGTTAACGGCACATCTTCGTTTATGAATGAGGACTTTTCACCTGAAAGGCATCAGTACAAGAAGGCAAAGGCAGGCAGGATGAACCTCGGGTTGCAAACTTCGAGCAAACTTCAAGGACGACACAATTCCCAAGAGAACCACATACTTAGGGACTACACATCAACAGATGGTCAGTTTCAGGAGGATAGCAAGCTAGAAACTCATATTGAAGGAGATGGGACTAAAGACAATGGGCCGAATACGAAAAACGAGGAGGTgtcaacagaaagaaagactttTAAAGAGTGGCCAATGGACCTGCACCCTGTAGATGGGCCAACAAACAAAGAGGATCTGCGGGAGGGGGGTGGAGAAGGAACAAGGGAAAATACATTGCCCACGATGCCCGCTGTGCCTCCTGAGGGCTTGGGATTGGGCCTAGATGGACTCCTGCAGATGGATGATGAACTTTTGCTGCTGGATACAAACCCTCGAGTGCGGTTCTCCACGTCCCCTTTGCCTCCCAAACATCCTCCTTTGCAGATAATGCTGGAATTGGGGCTCATGCCCGAGCAACAGGAAGAACATGGAATGGACGACAAGGGGTTAAAGTTGGAGAAAAGCGAAGATGAAGAATCCTACAAGAACCTCCTGCTGGATTTATCAGACTCATCAGGGAATGCGACACCATCCCTGCGCCGTAGAAAGCGGCAACTCGCACACACGGGCATTGAGCGCTCGGTTTGTGAGTCTACAAGCAGCTGGGTGATGGACCGGCGAACAGCGATTGACGTACACATGCAAAATGTCACCGTACTGGACAAATTTCCCACCAAGAAGGGCATGATGATGCAGTACTTCTACGAGACACGGTGCCGTGGGCCAGATCACCGCGGAGTACAAGCAGGGGAGCATGGTGTGGCCGGAGCTGGCTGCCTTGGCGTGGACAAGCGCCATTGGGTGAGCGAGTGTCAGACCAAGCAGTCATATGTGAGAGCGTTCACGTCAGACAACACCAGGGGGACAGGATGGAGGTGGATCCGCATCGATACGTCCTGTGTCTGCGTGTTGTACTCGAGGACACAAAAGAACCGAGCCTTAACCACACGTCAGGGGACAAGATGA